The region CAGCCGTGTGTATGCCTTTATGCAAGACATGGAGACAGAGGCATTGCAACTGGGGATACCGTTAAAAACGCGTCATAACGAAGTTGCACCGTCACAATTTGAATGCGCACCTATATATGAAGAAATAAACCTTGCTATAGATCATAACCAGCTATTAATGGATATTATGGACCGTGTTGCAGCGCGCCATAACTTTAAGGTGTTGCTTCACGAAAAGCCATATGCGGGAATAAACGGCTCCGGTAAACACAACAACTGGAGTATGATTACCAACACGGGTAAAAACCTGCTGTCGCCAGGGAAAACGCCAAAAAACAACCTCCAGTTCCTCACGTTTTTTGTAAACACTATAAAGGCAGTACATGAGAATGCCGATTTGCTTCGTGCATCTATTGCTTCGGTTAACAACGATCATCGTTTGGGTGCTAACGAAGCACCGCCGGCGATTATATCCATATTCCTGGGTAGTCAGCTTAATGATGTATTAGATGAGATAGATACCTCTCGCCTAAGCAAAAAGATCAAGGAGGAAAATTCACTTTGGCAGGGTATTCCTAAAATACCACAGATATTAAAGGACAATACCGACCGTAACCGTACGTCGCCATTCGCATTCACCGGCAATAAGTTTGAACTGCGTGCAGTAGGCTCATCAGCCAACTCTGCCAGCCCTATGACCATATTGAACCTGATAGTGGCAGATCAGCTTAAAAAATTCAAGTTTGATGTAGATAAACTGATTAAAAAAGGCGAGAAAAAAGATGTAGCGTTAATGACCATCATCAAACGGTACATTAAAGAATCACGCGCTATCCGCTTTGAAGGCAATGGCTACAGCGAAGATTGGGAGCGCGAAGCTGAAAAACGCGGGTTAGCAAACATTAAAACAACTCCTAAAGCACTTGACGCGCTAATATCCCCTAAAGCGGAAGAGCTATTTGAAGAAACAGGCGTGTTTAGCAAACGCGAGGCACATGCACGTCATGAAATACTGCTGGACAGCTTTTACAAAAAGCTGCAGATAGAAGCCCGGGTTATTGGCGAGCTAACGCTCAATATCATCATACCAGCGGCTTTGGAGTACCAAACTAAGCTTATTACAAACGTAAAGGGGTTAAAAGAAATTGGCTTAGATGAAAGCGCTTACGCAGCTCAGTTAGATATTATCAGCCGTATCGCGGGTCACATCAACACAATAAAGAATGATGTGGAAAAGATGATAAGCGAACGTAAGAAGGCAAATGCTATTGAAGACATTCGCGAGCGCGCTATCAGCTATGATGAGAATGTAAAAAGCTACTTCCAGCCTATTCGTTATAACGTGGACAAACTAGAGCAACTGGTAGATGATGCCATGTGGCCGCTGCCTAAATTCAGGGAGCTGCTGTTTATTAAATAAGGGTGGTAATGTTCAAAAGTGTTCAGTTTTTTTAGCGCCTAATTGAAATGAACACTTGTTTAAACGCTTACACAATGGGTGTAATAACCTGTATAAACCGCAGAATTATAGCGTTTTAAATACTTATTTTTCTTCAGCAACCTTTAAAAACCGCAGTGAAAAAACAAGTAAAAACAAAGTAATTTTGGAAGTGATTGTTTTATTACAGGTAAAAACAGGCTTAATGATCTGTTAATTAAAAGAGCGGCTGTCTGGTAGAAAGCCGCTCTTTCTTGTTAATGCCTTTAGAGTTAATTGTTCGCGAACAAATCTGTCTGGTGTTGCTGACTTACGATGATGTCCCGGTATTTTGCCAGCAGGGCAGATTTGGAGACAAACCCGATCAATCTATTTTCTTCAACTACCGGCAATTGCCATACATCAAATTTGTCAAAAAGCTCCATTACCGTACTTATATTATCGGTAACCAGTATAGTGGCAGGGGGCGACACCATTATATCGGCCACAGTTTCGTCTTCGAGGTTAGGAGAGAAAATGTGCTTACGTATTTCGTCCATCCATATAACACCTTCCAAAGCTCCTGAACCATCCAAAATAGGAAAGATGTTTGCGTTTGTATTGGCCAGTAATTGATGAAGTTCAGATATAGGTGTATATCGTGTAACGGCTGTAAAACTCCGGTTGATAATATTCTCGAGGCTTATTGCATTAAGCATACTGTAGTCCTGCCCCGGGTGTATATTATTCTCATGTACCAGGTGGTGCCAGTACATATTATGCGGATTAGTAAGCCGCGATATGATGTATGACATAGCCGAAACAATCATCAGCGGGATAAACAACACATATCCGCCCGTTATCTCTGCTATCAGGAATATAGCCGTTAATGGTGCGTGCAGTACTCCGCTGAGTGCGCCCGCCATACCCACAGCTATAAAGTTACTTGCGCTCAGATGAATTAACCCTGTTTGGTTAACACCAAAAGCCACAAACAGCCCAAGGAAAGCACCTGTAAACATGGTGGGGGCAAAAGTACCACCATTGCCGCCCGAGCCGATGGTAATACCTGCCGCTACAATTTTCATAAGCACCAAAGCAGCAATAAAAAGCAGCATCAGCAAAGGCTCAGAAAGCCATTCGCCAAAAAAGGTTTCTTCTTTCAGGGCTTCCAGGTTCCCGTTGAGTATTGCCTGCAGGTAGTGGTACCCTTCGCCAAAAAGTGTGGGAAATACAATGAGGATAAGACCAAGTATTAACCCACCGGATATTGCCCGTATATAACGGTTTTGTTTTAAAAAGATGCCATTCTCTAGTTTTCCGGCAATGTTGGCAATATAAACAGATACCCAGCCGCTTAAAAGGCCAAGTACAACATAAAAGGGCAGTGCACTTATTACCCAACCCTCAGTTACCAGGTGAAATAGTTGCCCTGAATACAGCACTTTGGAAACCACCACTCCTGTGGCAGAAGCGATAAGCAAAGGGATAAATGTTGGTATGGTTATCTCCCCTATCAGTATCTCTAATGAGAAAAGCACACCGGCTATAGGGCTGTTAAATACTGCCGCTATACCTGCCGAGGCACCTGAGGCAATCAGCACCGTCTTCTCGTAGGGTGTTAGTTTAAAAAGCTGGCCCAGCCTTGATCCTATTGCCGCACCTGTGCAAACGATAGGGGCCTCTAGTCCTGACGATCCGCCAAAGCCCACCGTTAACGAACTGGTAACCAAATGTGAGTATATATTGTTGAACCTGATGTTACTTCGGTTTTTCTTGATATTGATAAGAATATTACCAATCCCCTTTTGCATTTTGTCGCGGTTAACAATGTGCTGCCACGATACTGTAAGCAGTATACCGAACGCTGGTAAAAAAACGTATATAATATGGTAAGGCAGATGCGACGAGATGCTGCGGCTCAGATCTTCCATAAAACGTACTAAAAACTTTAAAGTCACAGCCGCAAGACCACCAAGCAGGCCGGCGACGACACTACAATACATTAAAAAGTTGCGCTGAGCTGTGCGGTTTAACCGCCATCGTTTGAGTTTGAAAACTAAAGATCGTAACATAGTTGGATGAGTGCGGCAAATTAACAAAATTACCGCCTAAAAAGGTATTTAGCAGTATATTTGCCCATGACTTCTCCGCAAAGATATGATCAACGGGGTGTATCTGCATCAAAAGATGATGTACACAACGCCATTAAAAATATCGACAAGGGAATATTCCCTAAGGCTTTCTGCAAAATTGTACCCGATATATTAACTAACGACCCGGAATACTGCAATATTATGCATGCCGATGGTGCGGGTACAAAATCATCACTTGCATATACCTACTGGAAAGAAACCGGAGACATATCAGTTTGGCGTGGGATTGCGCAGGACGCTATTATCATGAACCTGGACGACCTGCTTTGCGTAGGCGCTATCGACAATATCCTGGTATCATCAACCATAGGTCGTAACAAGAACCTTATACCGGGTGAGGTAATAGCCGCTATAATTAACGGTACCGAAGAGATACTTGCTGAACTGCGTGATGCAGGAATAGGCATCTATTCCACCGGCGGTGAAACTGCCGACGTGGGCGACCTAGTGCGAACCATTATCGTCGACTCTACCGTAACTTGCCGTATGAAGCGTGAGGACGTAATATCTAATCACAACATTCAACCCGGCGACGTGATAGTAGGGTTGGCTTCTTACGGGCAAGCTATTTACGAAACGGAATATAATGGCGGTATGGGTTCTAACGGCCTTACTTCTGCCCGTCATGATGTTTTTAATAAATCTATTGCCGACAAATTCCCGGAAAGCTTTGATCCGGCGGTGCCTTACGATCTTGTTTTTTCCGGAAGTAAAAAACTTACTGACCAAATAGAAATTGGCGGTGGCAAAACCATCACGGCGGGCAAACTTGTACTGTCGCCTACCCGCACTTACGCGCCTGTGATAAAACAAATTCTGGATGATTACCGTAGCCAGATACATGGAATGGTACATTGCAGCGGCGGCGCGCAGACCAAGGTGCTGCACTTTATTGATAACCTCCACGTAGTAAAAGATAACCTCTTCCCTATCCCACCATTGTTTAAGTTGATACAGGAAGAATCGGGCACTTCATGGCAGGAGATGTATAAGGTGTTTAATATGGGCCACCGTATGGAATTATACGTTCCAGAAGCAATAGCTG is a window of Mucilaginibacter terrenus DNA encoding:
- a CDS encoding glutamine synthetase III family protein: MPNIRFQALRDASNREIPELKTPSSKISDYFGANVFDKHKMKEYLSSEAFAGIVNSIDNGETIPRELAEQVASSMRSWAMSKGATHYTHWFQPLTGSTAEKHDAFFEPTADGGAIERFSGDALAQQEPDASSFPSGGIRNTFEARGYTAWDPSSPAFIIGRTLCIPTVFVSYTGEALDYKVPLLKALSALDKAAVDVCHYFDKSIEKVNASLGIEQEYFLVDTALFNARPDLYLTGRTLFGHMSAKNQQLEDHYFGSIPSRVYAFMQDMETEALQLGIPLKTRHNEVAPSQFECAPIYEEINLAIDHNQLLMDIMDRVAARHNFKVLLHEKPYAGINGSGKHNNWSMITNTGKNLLSPGKTPKNNLQFLTFFVNTIKAVHENADLLRASIASVNNDHRLGANEAPPAIISIFLGSQLNDVLDEIDTSRLSKKIKEENSLWQGIPKIPQILKDNTDRNRTSPFAFTGNKFELRAVGSSANSASPMTILNLIVADQLKKFKFDVDKLIKKGEKKDVALMTIIKRYIKESRAIRFEGNGYSEDWEREAEKRGLANIKTTPKALDALISPKAEELFEETGVFSKREAHARHEILLDSFYKKLQIEARVIGELTLNIIIPAALEYQTKLITNVKGLKEIGLDESAYAAQLDIISRIAGHINTIKNDVEKMISERKKANAIEDIRERAISYDENVKSYFQPIRYNVDKLEQLVDDAMWPLPKFRELLFIK
- a CDS encoding chloride channel protein, which gives rise to MEDLSRSISSHLPYHIIYVFLPAFGILLTVSWQHIVNRDKMQKGIGNILINIKKNRSNIRFNNIYSHLVTSSLTVGFGGSSGLEAPIVCTGAAIGSRLGQLFKLTPYEKTVLIASGASAGIAAVFNSPIAGVLFSLEILIGEITIPTFIPLLIASATGVVVSKVLYSGQLFHLVTEGWVISALPFYVVLGLLSGWVSVYIANIAGKLENGIFLKQNRYIRAISGGLILGLILIVFPTLFGEGYHYLQAILNGNLEALKEETFFGEWLSEPLLMLLFIAALVLMKIVAAGITIGSGGNGGTFAPTMFTGAFLGLFVAFGVNQTGLIHLSASNFIAVGMAGALSGVLHAPLTAIFLIAEITGGYVLFIPLMIVSAMSYIISRLTNPHNMYWHHLVHENNIHPGQDYSMLNAISLENIINRSFTAVTRYTPISELHQLLANTNANIFPILDGSGALEGVIWMDEIRKHIFSPNLEDETVADIMVSPPATILVTDNISTVMELFDKFDVWQLPVVEENRLIGFVSKSALLAKYRDIIVSQQHQTDLFANN
- a CDS encoding AIR synthase related protein: MTSPQRYDQRGVSASKDDVHNAIKNIDKGIFPKAFCKIVPDILTNDPEYCNIMHADGAGTKSSLAYTYWKETGDISVWRGIAQDAIIMNLDDLLCVGAIDNILVSSTIGRNKNLIPGEVIAAIINGTEEILAELRDAGIGIYSTGGETADVGDLVRTIIVDSTVTCRMKREDVISNHNIQPGDVIVGLASYGQAIYETEYNGGMGSNGLTSARHDVFNKSIADKFPESFDPAVPYDLVFSGSKKLTDQIEIGGGKTITAGKLVLSPTRTYAPVIKQILDDYRSQIHGMVHCSGGAQTKVLHFIDNLHVVKDNLFPIPPLFKLIQEESGTSWQEMYKVFNMGHRMELYVPEAIAANLISISESFGIPAQIVGRVEAADNKKVTVTSEFGVFEYE